TGGTAGTGCCTCGACTTGGCGTGCTGACTTGTCAGATGGGAGATCGTTATTTCTCAAGCTGGCATCGCCAGCCATGCTCAATGCTGAAGCCCGGGGGCTCCGCTCCTTACAGCAATGGGCTGACTCCACGCTTCTGTTGATCCCGGATCCGCTTGGGATTGTCCCGGTGGGAGAGCTTGCTGCTTTGATCTTGCCTTGGCTGGAGTCTGGGCGAGGGGATCAATACGACCTTGGTCGAGGCTTGGCCCTCCTTCATCGAAGGTCTGCGGACGCAGGGATCGATCGATTTGGTTGGGATGAAGAAGGATTTATCGGCTTAGGTCCGCAACCAGCTGGGTGGTTGACGTCTTGGGGTCACGCTTTTGTGACCTTGCGGCTCACCCCCCAACTTCAGCTGGCATCAACATGGGGCGTGGCTCTGGATCAACTCGAACCTTTGCTTGCTGCAACACAGGTTTGGTTGGATCAACATGAGCCCCATCCCTGTCTCGTTCATGGTGACCTGTGGGGAGGAAATGCCTCAGTGCTCGCAGATGGACGGGGAGTTTTGATTGATCCAGCCTGTTGGTGGGCTGACCGGGAGGTTGACTTGGCGATGACTCGCTTGTTTGGAGGATTCAGCGCCCGATTTTACGAGGGCTATCAACTGGAATGGCCCTTAAACCCTAGTTATAACGAGCGAATTGAGGTCTATAACCTCTATCACTTGCTGAATCATGCCAACATTTTTGGTGGTGCCTATAAACAACAATGCCTCACGGCATTGAATGCCATGAGGTCATTGTTGTTGTGACTGAGAGAGACAATGAAGCAGGCTTCAGCCGAGGTATTCACTGCGCATGGTTTGAACGCGATTCATTAATGCGGTTCTCTTTTCACTTGTGGTCAGATTTTCCCAGCTCCATTGGCCAACCACGACAACGCCGAGCAGCTCAAGTAGTCCTGGCACGACAGGAAGAAGAGCAATGGTATCGAGAATGCCTTTAATCAGAATTTGGGCAACGATGACCGCTGCAAAAATTCCAACGACTTTGCCGATAAGACTGGCTTTGCTCCAGTCCATCTTGCCTAAGGTCTCGTTGACTTTCCCGAGAATCTCGCTGTAGAACTCAGAGAAGTTAGTGGTTTCTGCGCTGTTGGATGGTTCGCTGAATGCCATGAGGTCAATGGTGTTGTGACTGAGAGAGGAAATGAAGCAGGCTTTAGCCGAGGTATTCACTACGCATGGTCTGAACGCGATTGACTAATGCGGTTCTCTTTTCACTTGTGGTCAGATTTTTCCAGCTCCATTGGCCAACCACTACAACGCCGAGCAGCT
The window above is part of the Synechococcus sp. WH 8020 genome. Proteins encoded here:
- a CDS encoding fructosamine kinase family protein translates to MRTQLLEALQNDWGPLQGCQCKTLEPVGSASTWRADLSDGRSLFLKLASPAMLNAEARGLRSLQQWADSTLLLIPDPLGIVPVGELAALILPWLESGRGDQYDLGRGLALLHRRSADAGIDRFGWDEEGFIGLGPQPAGWLTSWGHAFVTLRLTPQLQLASTWGVALDQLEPLLAATQVWLDQHEPHPCLVHGDLWGGNASVLADGRGVLIDPACWWADREVDLAMTRLFGGFSARFYEGYQLEWPLNPSYNERIEVYNLYHLLNHANIFGGAYKQQCLTALNAMRSLLL
- a CDS encoding CAAD domain-containing protein gives rise to the protein MAFSEPSNSAETTNFSEFYSEILGKVNETLGKMDWSKASLIGKVVGIFAAVIVAQILIKGILDTIALLPVVPGLLELLGVVVVGQWSWENLTTSEKRTALMNRVQTMRSEYLG